ATCCTCGTGCTGCCGCAGTTGCCCGACTTTGTCGTCAACGGGGGCGGCGCCGTTGCTAATTGCTCTGGCGGCTGTACCTTCTTGATCCGCCTCCACAACAATGATGCTCCCATCTCTGTCCGACCTACGATTGTTAGCCCGCGATTCGCCCAAGGGGCACTGCTGACATTTCACTTTGTCACCAGGGGCAACTCTGTCGGGTGGCACTGACGATGACGACAGTGCGCGATCAGGCATGTCACAGGCGCTCTCATTTACAGTATCACCGCGGTTGACAGTCATGTGGCTTTGGCTGTACTGCGGTTCCACAAACGATGCTTGCTCTATCGCGTTTGCCAGTGTTTCGGAGATGACAAGCCGATCATACCGAGGATCCTCGCACAGCACCGCTGAGGGAACTGTTAGAGAGGCCACTGCCCGTGTCATCACAACGTTTCTGACGAATAGCTCGGCGGAGTGGATCGAGACGCGGTCGTCATTCTCGTCGTCGATGCGGGAGTCATTGTCACTCTCGCTCTTGGTGGCTGTGATGTCTGTCTCTGGCTGCTCCTTGGAAAGCGAGTTTGCATTAGCAAACATTCGTGGTTCGCGCAAGAAACATGGGTAGAGAAATCGCAGAACCAggggcagccgctgcgccttgGGATTAGATTCCATCACAAAGAACGTGCACACCATCATACCAATATTTGTGTAGATGAAAATGACGAGACTGGGCAGAAGCGCTGGCTTGCGGTTCAAGACGCTATCCTTGTCAATGTGTGCCCATCGCAGTGCGGACGAGTTACCTGGGTTGTACAGCGTACCACCCAGCGTGGGGCCGATCAAGACGCCGATTCCATAGCACAGACTGACGAAGGCAAAACCCTTGGCCGCGTTTGTTTTGTCGGTAATGTCCGCCATCATCGTCTTGGCAACCAACACATTGCCGTTGAAAAGGCCGTGCATGAATCGGAAAATGccgcacatccacacactcGTGCTGAGACCAAAGCCCAGCATCATGAAGCCGCTTGTGAACAGGCCACTGATGAGGGGAAACCGGCGCCCGTACTTGTCGCTCACCCAGCCCCACATTCGCGAGCTCACAACCTGGCCGAGCATAAAGACTCCGATTAGAATCCCCGAGAAGTAGCCCGCTTCATTGACGGAAACGCCTTTCAGGTGCGCAACGAGTAGCCCTACAAACGGCAGAAGCATCGTGCTGCAGATACTCTCGTTGAGGAGAACAAACGCCATGGGGAAGAGTTGATTCATGGGCAGTGGTGTGGCTTTATGCTTCGGCCTGTGGGTCTCTTCATGTTGCCCTCTCACTGGTCCGTTTACCACCAAAGGTGGGACGACCGCCGTGTCATTCTTGGCCGCCGGCATACGGAGGAAGAGTCTAACACGAAAGTGGTTGaatgagaggagggggagggggtgtaaTATCACAACCACAGGTGAAGCAAACAGTACGCAACGCTCAAACGCTCAACTGCTACCAGACCcaaggaaagaaaagtcGCACACGCGCGATCAGGGAGTAGCGCAGATGAAATagaaaaaaacaacagcagcgaatCGATAGAGCGCTAAGGACCTTGAAGGGGCCGTTTGCTATtcgcgttgtgtgtgtgtgtgtgtgtgcgcgtctctctctttccactaAAAAGAGCAAGTCAAAGGAGAAGATACTTGTATTCGTGTATATGCACACCGTTCAGCGATAAGGAGAAAAAGTACACACGCGAtcaggaggagggagtgcaACACTGCCGTTAACACATCGCGCAGAGCGAAGCACAAGAagaaacaagaaaaacaaagagcaGTGTCGAAGCAAGTAGAGAAACGAGGAAAGCAGCACCGAAAACAAAGGCCTTTATAGTGTTACAACACAGACAACGGAGCTCTTTTTCCTATATCGATTATACGACAAAAGCCCACGCGCAAGcaagggcggcggcaacaacaacaaataAAATAAATGACTCGCttaccgctctctctctctcctacgCTGCATATCTCCTCCGTCTGTCGCGGTCAGTAAAcgccgcaaaaaaaaaaggaagaagaaaaaaaaacagaaatcTCCCAAGCAGAGACGCGTACAGCAGTCAAGCAAATTGCTGTCTTGTTTCTCtacctcctctcgctctctcggtGCAGCTTTTCGTAGCCAAGAGGGGCCCCCGAGGAGCAGAACACAACAACAATTCGCTAAAGAAAAAGAGATCCGACTCTATCAAGCAATGCAGTATCTACACCAACGcactcacacacagagagagagagagagagcgcacacCGTCCGAGAAAGCTCTATAAGGTCCCTCAAAGGAGGAAGTCgccagcaaaaaaaaaaagtaacAAACTAAAAAGCAACtaagaagaaagagaaaataCGAGTTAGTGATTGTCTGTGCGTATTATGAGTGAAGGTCTTCCCATTCGTGCGGTTAATAGTGCCAAACAGCAacaaaaacaacaacaataaAAAAACACGGGCGACAACTTCTGAGAGGCTGTATGTTGTCCCTTTCGTTGTCTTTTGCGCAGAGGAGCTCGCCTTGGCAGCTTAGTAGCGCTACTGAGTCACACCGCCAAGAgcagagcacacgcacaatcACGAGCGCTACACACGAAACAGCAGACAAGTGATGCGAGAAGATGAAAAAGCGACTAAAGGGGATGGTGTTTTACAAtttacgcgtgtgtgtgtgtgaataCGACTTGCAGGAAAATAGATTGATATACCGGCACTTGCGTGAATCAAGGATAAATAACGCAccgaagagaagggaaaataAAGGCCTGCTGTCTTTCAAGGCGCGCTATCGCTCTTTCGTTTGCAGAGATCGACAGAATtcacgcaaaaaaaaaaatgcagcTAAGAGGGTCAAGCCAGGCACagcgtgctgctgttttgCTACGCACACACCAGACAGAAACCACCTTAATGCGTTTCTTGGCTTTCTCTCCTTACTATGAGAGCGGAAAACGTCTGGCACGCTCAGATCCGCCTGGACACTGACTGATTGGTTGGTCACCAGTGCTGTTCACGCTCTTGATTCCTTGTTCTGCCCGCTTTGCTTTTTCTGTTGGAGTCCTATTCCATGTGGGCACGATTTTACAGCTCGTTTTAGTGTGGTGAAGGTTTTATGCGAGGTGGCGTAGTGAGTGGAAAAGAAGCAGCAAAACGGCACATGACATCTAGAAAAGAATGAGacggtgaaagagagagagagagagaaaaggaacgGCTTGTcagacacatacacccacgcaaCTGCATTGGCAcctctgcttcctctcttgtATTCAGCATAGCGACACTCCGGGAATAGCAGCCCCTGCAGAAAAGatcagaaaaaaaaacttcAGAGGATGGCGGTGCTTGAGAGGCATCCGCAAACGTTTGCACTCATGGAAAGGGGCAGTTGTGAGACTCCAGCTCGCATGCGCAAGTAGGTGAGCTCATTCGTACGAGAAggtttgtttttttctttccttttgttGAGATGTGTCACATTTTATCCTCTTCTACGCATTCTCTCACCGCTGTTGTGGGAGCGGAAGAGCGAGTTACACAGAATCACGCAGATCTGTACACCCTCGAGAAGATGCGCGCACGCGTATGCTTCTGTGACTGTCCACAGCAGCCAAAGTACAGGTATAGATGGCCTCTGCTCCTCGAGTGCGAGACTAGAAAAGAAGAGCTGAGAGTCATCGGtaaggaaaaaagaaacgaaaacaaaTAAACGGGAAAACTCTGCGTAAAAATACGAAACAgcaacggaaaaaaaaacatcaTACAAACCTCAACACAACGCGGGAAATCGCTGGAGCTCCTACAACActggagagaagggcagaaaaccacacacacacatatatatatatatgtgtatATAAATATATGCGTCACTCATCACCTCGAGGGCACAGAAAAACAAGtccgaaaaaaaagcgatTACGCGAGTGAGCAACTAACccagaaagggagagaagctggCGAAAGGTGATCGCGGGTAGGCACGCAGACCAGCAATCCTGCTCAGTTGTGCACTAGAGATGATGCAAAAGACACCCTCTCATTTAAGAGCTACAGCGACAGGGAcgagtagagagagagagcagaaaagcGAAGGCGCGCGATGCAAGTAGCATACATAGAGATGCGAACGAATGTATACACATTCGTGCCTATAAGGGAGTTATTTTTATGAGTGAATGCAAGTCTTAAGGACCCCACATTCCTGAAATGAGGTGAGCGACAAAAGAAAGGCATAACTGAACCGCATTAGCTTCCTCTTGGCTGAGGGGGCCAAACATTTtaaagacgaaaaaaaaaaacgtttCGTAGTGACTGATAATCGCCATCGAACTACGCAaatcagcagcaacagcatccTTGTCCGACGCGTATGTATCCCGAAATGACTgaggcaaaggaaaaaagacGCGGGTATCCACTACGCTGTCTGGCTACCGAGGCGGTCGCATTAAAAACTGGGGAGGAGAACACAGAAGAAAAATAAACGCTCATACACACAAAGTCCCCTTTTCTACGAAGGATAAGGGGCTGCGACAGCCTCGATCGTCTCTTCCGCAGGCGATGGCCTGTGAGGCTTCACAGACGTACCGCCATTTTGATGTTCCATGCCTTCTCACTCGACCATGAGCAAGTGCTCAACCTGTCCGTACAAATCTTGTAGGGTAGCACTGGCAAAAGGACGCGGAGGacaggaagaagagaaaggtgTGGTTGAAAGAGGTGAAAAGTTCACCACCTATGGGTCACAGAAAGCGCGAGGCTGCGCTGAGGAGCATGGAGCCGGGCATCACACCACCACAGGATGAATAGATTCCCATAACCGGCCCTATATGGTCCCTtcgaggagagcggagggggTGGCAGTCAGCATGATGCTGAGGCTGCAGTACCACGAGATGTACTTTTGTAGCGCCCCCATGCGCACAGGGAGACAAAGTAAACGCACAGTCCGCCGTGGAAGTAGGACACCCATAGTACCAGAGTCACCGCCCCGACACCCAGAGAGAAGCGGACACGAAACACGTCCATCGGGTTTAGGTAGTCCTGCTCCAGAGTGCGAAAGGGGGTGTTTGATCTCCAAGAACGGCGCAAGGTTAGCCAAGAGGACGTAACCCACCTGCCTTTTCGCCAACTCCAGACCTCCAGTGGTGCCTGTGCCCACACACccagaggggaagagagccTTGTGTCCCCATGTGCGTGGCGGAAAGAGCCATGAACTGAGCCAGCATGAACCGAATGTAATGACGGGAGAAGGCCACGCAGTAGCCGAGTTTTCGCCCCCGtttctcctcatcctcctgcCCCAAGAGATTCATCCGACTCAAACGTGAATCGCAAATCGCGGGTGCTCTCCTTCGTCATTGTGGAATCGGCAGCTTTGTCCACATGACCAACTATGACGTCGATGGAGCTCTGCCTGGTCTGTGCAGCACTCGCTGCCTCTTTATCTTGGCACGGAGTTGCGCAGAGGCTGGAATGTATACCGCTGTCGGTGCGCCGCGTGAAGCGCGCGCTACACCATTTCCACCGTCGCAGACGTCGGTGAACTCGTGATGGGGGCCAAAGGACAGAACAACCAGCTCCTCAAATCATTGTGTGGCTGACGTAATGGTGATCTTCGAAGCCCACTGGCGCGAAGTGCGACGTGGAAGCTGTACTTTACGCAGCGGTAGTGCTTGAGCTTGGGGCGATGACAAGCCTGAGGGCGCTGAAAGGTACAGTCATCGCCTTTTCATGCACTGCTGGTCCCTCCCGCTGCACGTTGAGTCAATGACATCAATCGCCTTTTCAAATCTATCGTTAACATCACTGTTTTCCGTCTTCGCATATTAGTCGTTCTTCCTCTCATACTAGGCAAAAGACTCCACAAAGGGACGTCAACGTACACCAGACTGATGTGAATCTCCCCTACATATACACCCTGAGAAGCAGAGGGATCTTCTGGATGGTGACCATCACCAACAACAAAACGCTGCAGACCTTCACGcctgtgtttgtgtgcgtatggGCTCCACAAGACTCTGGTCAAGGAGGTCAGGGCAGGGGACAAGCCATTTCTGTCAAAGGTTGACCAGAAGAAACCTTCAAAGTGCAGCGTACCACCCAGCGTGGGGCCGATCAAGACGCCGATTCCATAACACAGACTGACGAAGGCAAAACCCTTGGCCGCGTTTGTTTTGTCGGTAATGTCCGCCATCATCGTCTTGGCAACCAACACATTGCCGTTGAAAAGGCCGTGCATGAATCGGAAAATGccgcacatccacacactcGTGCTGAGACCAAAGCCCAGCATCATGAAGCCGCTTGTGAACAGGCCACTGATGAGGGGAAACCGGCGCCCGTACTTGTCGCTCACCCAGCCCCACATTCGCGAGCTCACAACCTGGCCGAGCATAAAGACTCCGATTAGAATCCCCGAGAAGTAGCCCGCTTCATTGACGGAAACGCCTTTCAGGTGCGCAACGAGTAGCCCTACAAACGGCAGAAGCATCGTGCTGCAGATACTCTCGTTGAGGAGAACAAACGCCATGGGGAATGCTTGGAGAGGATGAAGATGTCTCACCTTTGCCTAGCGGGGAGGCAGCTTCACTGCAGTCACAGTGCCTGTCGAGAGATTCGCAGCAAAGTTCAGGTTGCTGCACAAGACCTCGTGAACGAgaaggcagaagagaaacagacagCTACCTCTTTACTTTGGAAAGACGACAGAGAGGGTGAGTTGAACAGGGGGCAACAACAGTAGCAACGACGTCTTCATCCATGGGAGAAGCCAAAGCGCAACGGTAACAAataaacaaaaaaaaagagggggaaagagacgaGTAACATCAACgtaaaaggggaaaaaacgaATTATAAAAGCCAGCAAAATACacaacacatacacacgtagTGAAGAAAACAAATGCAACAGTAGGGCATGTTACGGCAAGGCCAAGTATCACGCGAGGTGAGTTCTGTGTAAGACGCGCATATGCTGCCGGCTATTCTTCACCTTCGTTCCTCTGCATGGCGCATCGAGTTAGACATCCAGAAGACCGGCAGAGATGAAATAATGCTCACTCATCGTATCGCAGCACAAGTCCTCTAATAGACACAAAGTGGCAAGGAATAAGATGGGTAAAATGAGGTGTACAGGGAGCTGGTTGTACGTTTGAATGAGTCTCTTGTGCACCTTcagtggcggcagagagagaggtcacAGAAAGCACACAAGCGTGCAAGTGCTCAGCAAATaacagcgacagcaaacGAAGCCATCTCTCTCACAAACTTGCAcacaagcaaaagaaaacatACAGGGAGGTGATATATCCAGAGAGAAAGACCGCCGTCCGTATAAACAGTCACTGCGTTCTTTCTGTGGATCCAAAGGGCGAGAAAAACGCCCACTGAGGCAATAGAGTCTGTCAAGGGGagagtaaaaaaaaaaaggttgCTTTCGTTGTTTCAGCAGATTGTAAGAGCCAAGGTCACCTCTTGGTACCTCTGTTAGATTTAATGCACATACACTTTGCTGTTTTGATGCACGCTGGGCTCTTTGGTTGCCTCGCGGTTCACAGTGGTGTAAGTCGGACTGCGCTATGACGCAGCATCAGCTTCTGCACCGTCGCTCTCGCCGCTGAAAACGGCTCTTCACCTaaactcgcacacacacacgcacagaacaCGCGCgtggggggcgggagggggggtgggcaAAGACTTGGTTGGGTACctgttcctcctctcccgcgACTACACCCTGCGCTGCTTGCCTAAAAGCGGACCTCTCCAGACACCCATAACACGGCAACCAAATGACACCTGATCaaaccacctcctcccttccaAGAAAAAGCCGAGAAGAAGTCAGCTGAACCGTTGATTCCGTAAAAGAACGTTGCCGTACGTGACGTTGCTCACTTTTGTCGTCGTTTCCACGGATTCCCGAGGTTGAACTCAAGACGCAAAGAAAGGACACACGCGCAACCGAAGACGTAAAAactgaaaaagaaaacacacgATACCCAGCGCCTCAGacacactccctcctcctctcccagaGTACTGTCTTGTAGTGGGAGCGCTTTCCTTCACGAAAGTGTTCCACTTCAACGACGAAGTCACCACTTGCACATGGTGAAGTATCAACGCGTCAGACATTGGGTTGTTTGACATAcacctcaccctccccccaccccactgTCGACTCTTGCCAGTCAGACGGAGGCGCTTCGCCACAgcgaaggaggtgcagaAACACCAATTTTGCAATCCAGAGAGCAGTGCAGCGGATTGTCTTTCGTCTTCCCATCTCACAGAGTACCGTCCCCTCATGAAACACATGAGAGAACGGTAGTGTAAACCTGTATCAGTCAGCCCGACACTCGGATTggcagaagggaggagaggataATACTCAGAAGCAGTGGCACGCACGTAATCCAGAAGACAAAATGATAGTTGAACGGGAACGGGTGTGTGACGCCGTTCAGCGACCACGCAAAGAGCGGCGGAATTACTGCCATCGTCGTCATGCGCGATAAGGAGGCGATTGACTGAGCGATTCCGTTGATTGAGCCGACGCACTCGTTCGGCGCActgcgcaccacacacatGAAGATGATGGAGAAGCACCAGGAGATACCTATCTCGCGCGTCGAggtggcaacagcaacggcatAGAACATGGTGGACTTGTCCGTCAAGTACGCACAGCGGGGTGTAAGGATACAGGTGATGCACCACAGAAGCACTGAAAAGTCCCACAGTGGTCGTGTGGCGCCGCCGAGACACTTCAGGATACGACTAAAGAGCAAACTCGCTGCAGCATATACAACAGAAGAGATGCCCAGGAGAATACCAATGTCGGCGGAGGCAAGGTCCAGGCCCCCTTTGGGGCGCTCTGCAATTGCCCAAAGCAGAATCACTTCCAGCAGCGCACTGTCCGTGGAGGCAATACACATGTACATGATCAATACGGTCCGCGAGCTCGGCAGCGCAAATACCTCTCGAAACCCAAGCGTAACCGTTTGAGAAGCATGCCTCAGTAAGGCGCTATCAGCTGTGCCATCGTGAGGCTTACAAGAAAACGACTTCCGACAGTCGGTCTTTTCCTTGAACTGCGTCTCTGGTAACGAATGGAGCGGCGACAACGCCACCTTCTTGTCGAGTCGACCCGGCAGAGTGTGACCGCTGCCCTCACAGCAACGCGCATTTTGGAGCAGGCACGCTAAAGAAGAGTGAGGGGGCACATGGGATGTATGCCGCTCTGAAAGGCCGTATCGACTAGCGCCTCCACTCATTCCAGTATCGGGGCTCGAACTGCCAAAGTTTCTTGTGAATGAGGAGATAGCAGCCAACTGTTTCAGGCTCTCCTGCGTTGACGGTAGGCTTGTAGATGCAAACGCCTCTTTCGAAAGCAGCGGATGCAAGGATGCGCCACCTTCGCGTCCGCTAAGGTCAtccgcggctgccgcatTTTGGTACGCATCCTCAGCAACAACACCCCCATCGTAGTCGTCATCTTCGATAACGGCAATCTGTTCGGCAGAGTTGACGTGGTCGGCAACACCCATGCCGTGCTGTTGGGGCACGTCGGACGATCGACATTTCCGCTGCGAGGTAGACATAAAGAGTGACATGAAGGGCTCGACTGGGCGGCGGTTGGTCTCTGGCAAGACTCGCGAAATCACGAGGAGTGTGATTACTGAAATGAGGCTGATTAGcaagcacggcagcagcgctggatGCACCACAAAGATGTTGCCGCTGTCCTCCGACATACCAGGGAACAGCCAGGGGCCCAGTACGGCGTGGTGAATCGGGTTGTAGAGGTGTCCTCCAAGCGCTGGCCCGACCACAGAGCCCACCCCCCAGAAAATGTTAATGGCCGCAAAGCCCATACCTTCTGTCTCCTTGTCGGTGATGTCTGCAATCACCGTCTTCGCCACCAGCACGTTCCCGTTAGCACAGCCTTGGATAAAGCGTGTGATTATGCAGAGCTTCAAACTTGGGCTCATGCCAAAGAAGATGGATGCTAGGGCGTTCGTTAGGAGTCCTACCTGAATAATCGGCTTCCGCCCGACTCGGTCGCTTGCCGTCCCCCACAGCTTCCCCGTCAACATCTGACCCAGCTGATAAATGGAAATCAGCAGACCAGACACGTAGCCCGCCTTACTAGGTGGAATGTCCTCGAGATGCGCCACAAGCAGTCCCACAAACGGCATCATGAGCGTCGCCGAGAGCGACTCTGACACTAACACGGTCGAGAGAGTGGCCATGTTGGTGTAGAAGGAGGCTGTTCTCTCCTTGGGCGTCATTGCGGAGAAGATTCTCTGGAGGAAAGAACGAATTGCacaagggaaggagaagtgAGAAGTACGGTGAGCGgtaaagaaagaaaaaaagggagacaCGCCTCGGTCTGGCAGTGACTTCTGGGGTGTCTGTGTTAGCTGGAAGCAAAGGCGAATCGTGGGGGAGCACTATCGCGGgtatcgcagcagcaccagcaggaCAACAataggcacacacacacaaacacatacacacacacgagagagagagagggggggggggcagaggaggcaaTGCCCCAAACAGTAAGAAAAACACGTGCGCCAGACCTCACAATTAGTACTGAGCTTGACGTGAatgagggggagagggacgtCAACAGcaacccgcacacacacacacacacacacaaaagaaagaaagccaAGAGACAAGGTCGACGTGGTggaggcaagagaagaggggagaggaagggacgGATAAGTTAACAAAACGAGGCAGATCTCAACGGCAGAGACACACCCCTTAAGTCCTCAccgagaaaaggaaaagggaaacaaaGCAGAGCAGCGCTGTATTAtagagaagagcaacagcgaACAAAGTCAAGCTCGACAGCAGTCGTACATGCGAAAGGAGAcgggacacacacgcacgcgtgtgcaggCGGACAGAGCCACTGGTAGAGAGgtaaggggaggggaggggatgaagagcagcagctgggcaAAAGATACCGTTCACGTCGGTCACacaagaggagcagaagtcTTGGAGCTGCAACGGAGAATGGTGGTTGTTCTGCAACTGGGTGTGATTTGAACAATCGGGGGTGGGGGTCGCTTTGGTCTGCGTCAGGGTGTGCACTGTCGAAGAACGTTGTCACAGTCTCTCCCTACAGGAGGGATGTTGACGGCACCAGTGTACGCTTGGTCGAATGGGTGTGAAGCGTAGAAGCAATTTCGAGAATCTCTCGAGGTGCCCGTGGATCTGTTCAGCTTCCTTTCGTTGTGCGTTCTGGCAAATCGGTTAGGGGCCCAGCATGTGAGTGTGGGAGCTGCACCTgtatgtgcgtatgcgtCGGCACAGACGAGGCACAGTACGACCAGAGAGTGGACGTGAACTGCGTCTGATCCCCAATAGAGAGCCGCGAGAGAAAAACCCGGgtaagggaggagggcgcacAGGTGAACACCTACATCCAAACACTCTCTGACATGGACCACGGACGCTAACAGTATTCCTCCCTGAGATGCTCGCAACGATAATAACGAaagtgaaagaggaaggagaaaaaaatcGAAACCGCGAGGCACGACAACGAGGGAGGTCAgaatcagagagagagaggagaaaagaagtAAGGAAAAAGAAGGTCGCAAtcgcggaggaggcagaggaatATACAGGCCTTGCATGTTAGTCCTCGCTTGAGCGCAGCGCACAACTGGAATGCCCTAGTTGCCGTATCAACGCACCGACCAGCGCGGCTCAGCCccgtcccctctctctctctagtcTCCTTTTCAAAGCAGCCAGTTTGCACCCTCTACGCGTTGGCGATGTCCCCCACATTAGTGCATCGTTGATTCTTTCTCAGTTCTTATTCTCGGCTTCTGAAAATGGGCTTGCAGAGTCGCCAATGTACCAGCAGTGATACACGTGGAgggtagaggaggagtggTGGGTTTGGAGgatggggtggtggtgaacaTGGAAGGAGTCCTCTGTTCTTCACCCAAGAACATGCACAAGCAGCATGCGGCGCGCAATTGCCTCATGGCGGCACATtgcgcagtgccgccgctaGATCCCACAGAGTAGCGAGTGAAGACAGCTCCACAACGTGAGCTGAGCCCTCGTTTGAGTGGCGTCGCACGCGCAGCGGCCAGCCGCTGTGCGGCGAGGTGATGCTTGTTGGTCGGGGTAGCACGGAGGCGAGTGTAGTGGATCTGGGAAGTCGGCACCATTCCCGCACGATCGGCCTCAGCGTAGAGAGCTGTGCAATAGGATATGTTGTCACCGAGGGCACTAAGCGAGGTAATTGGCACTTCACATCACCCGCTCTTAACGGAGCCTCGCCATCCGCTTCATGGCGAGGCAGCTTCAACGGTGGAGACCCCACGAATTCCCTCGTAGCCCCGTCGCCTGAGGTGATATTCCGTTTCTCTTCGGAGTCAGCTGCTTTCGAAGTCCCGTTCACGACACATTCCAGCTGGTCGTCAAGAAGTCGCATCAGCTGGGCAGGTCGACGACTTCGCGCGTGCGAGAGCGCCTCCACATCTGTTCCCAGCACGGTCCGCTTGTAAAGGTCCGCACCTCCAAGGCCGAAGCGCATGCTCTTGGTAACATGAAGGTTGTAGACGTCTCTAGATGCCAACGACTGCACCACTCGCTTCCGCACGGCCTCACACGTATACTGGGAAGCGTACACcatgaaagagaggcacagggGCTGTAGCGAATCCCCTACCGCTGCGCCCGGCAAGGTGAGAGGTGCTCTTGGAGTTCccttggaggaggtggatTTCACTGCATCGTGCTGTTGTGTCCGCGGCATTCGACGCATGGCAGCGGGCGACTTGGCCAGCACAGAGGCCTTCTGGTTCCCCAGCGGGTTGCAGACCCACGTGAAGGGTGTGTAGGCAGCGCACCACACCTGGTCCTCCTCCCCAGCTTCATTCAGAGATGGTGAGCCCACGACCTCTACCCTCTCAAGGGCTAGGACAAGAGGTTTCGTGCGCCAttgcgtcgctgcagaggcgacgGGTGGCTCGGCGTCGACGTACGCAGCACAGTCATCTCTAGGTGCCATGATGAGCACAAGTGGAAACAAGTCGCGCGCGACGTCTTCAACAGTGGGTCCATGCGTACAGCGACTTTCGCACTCATCAACTTGGTGAGCACGCACCGACTTCCTTGTACGGCACCTGTGAAACAGTCGGAGCTGACCACTTACTAGGTAGACGAAGGAGTCATTGTGTTCATGGCAGCGTAGCACAGGTGGCACCCCTTGGTGAAACACCGCGCGACGCGCATATGCGGTGCGAGGCACCTTCGCCAGTTGGCTCCGATACAACTGCTCCATAACCT
This DNA window, taken from Leishmania panamensis strain MHOM/PA/94/PSC-1 chromosome 34 sequence, encodes the following:
- a CDS encoding hypothetical protein (TriTrypDB/GeneDB-style sysID: LpmP.34.2680), giving the protein MCFVSFCGIPHSRPNAWEVLQVPPPATWKDEDDTPHLSLEVHELKFYADFYKEHHTCCWPRLVLDAHLGKSSEEVAHAQSTSTASEDLGRTSPGPSGAAEDAAGASLALYVNHVAEVMEQLYRSQLAKVPRTAYARRAVFHQGVPPVLRCHEHNDSFVYLVSGQLRLFHRCRTRKSVRAHQVDECESRCTHGPTVEDVARDLFPLVLIMAPRDDCAAYVDAEPPVASAATQWRTKPLVLALERVEVVGSPSLNEAGEEDQVWCAAYTPFTWVCNPLGNQKASVLAKSPAAMRRMPRTQQHDAVKSTSSKGTPRAPLTLPGAAVGDSLQPLCLSFMVYASQYTCEAVRKRVVQSLASRDVYNLHVTKSMRFGLGGADLYKRTVLGTDVEALSHARSRRPAQLMRLLDDQLECVVNGTSKAADSEEKRNITSGDGATREFVGSPPLKLPRHEADGEAPLRAGDVKCQLPRLVPSVTTYPIAQLSTLRPIVREWCRLPRSTTLASVLPRPTSITSPHSGWPLRVRRHSNEGSAHVVELSSLATLWDLAAALRNVPP
- a CDS encoding membrane transporter, putative (TriTrypDB/GeneDB-style sysID: LpmP.34.2650), translating into MNQLFPMAFVLLNESICSTMLLPFVGLLVAHLKGVSVNEAGYFSGILIGVFMLGQVVSSRMWGWVSDKYGRRFPLISGLFTSGFMMLGFGLSTSVWMCGIFRFMHGLFNGNVLVAKTMMADITDKTNAAKGFAFVSLCYGIGVLIGPTLGGTLYNPGNSSALRWAHIDKDSVLNRKPALLPSLVIFIYTNIGMMVCTFFVMESNPKAQRLPLVLRFLYPCFLREPRMFANANSLSKEQPETDITATKSESDNDSRIDDENDDRVSIHSAELFVRNVVMTRAVASLTVPSAVLCEDPRYDRLVISETLANAIEQASFVEPQYSQSHMTVNRGDTVNESACDMPDRALSSSSVPPDRVAPGDKVKCQQCPLGESRANNRRSDRDGSIIVVEADQEGTAARAISNGAAPVDDKVGQLRQHEDYVELKSFGYKQAFERPVTRTMLLLYMFLSAADMAVQEIVPLWAIAQIEKGGLGFGADKVGYVVFTNSVPCVASNLLFYKACRRYVNKLGLFRMAVMWCSISVTLLPLTSCVNLGGLLFPAVVLCTSVRQFFASWCYGLVTMLTAHSAPPTHVGSIMGINQACGASVRALIPFVVTPLFAWSITSGNSFPLNHVFIFFLSGLTFASAYVCSMWLRTNRESVVEIVVHNFKWVLAVKDSLRRWNRRLCGASESNS
- a CDS encoding membrane transporter, putative (TriTrypDB/GeneDB-style sysID: LpmP.34.2670), with amino-acid sequence MTPKERTASFYTNMATLSTVLVSESLSATLMMPFVGLLVAHLEDIPPSKAGYVSGLLISIYQLGQMLTGKLWGTASDRVGRKPIIQVGLLTNALASIFFGMSPSLKLCIITRFIQGCANGNVLVAKTVIADITDKETEGMGFAAINIFWGVGSVVGPALGGHLYNPIHHAVLGPWLFPGMSEDSGNIFVVHPALLPCLLISLISVITLLVISRVLPETNRRPVEPFMSLFMSTSQRKCRSSDVPQQHGMGVADHVNSAEQIAVIEDDDYDGGVVAEDAYQNAAAADDLSGREGGASLHPLLSKEAFASTSLPSTQESLKQLAAISSFTRNFGSSSPDTGMSGGASRYGLSERHTSHVPPHSSLACLLQNARCCEGSGHTLPGRLDKKVALSPLHSLPETQFKEKTDCRKSFSCKPHDGTADSALLRHASQTVTLGFREVFALPSSRTVLIMYMCIASTDSALLEVILLWAIAERPKGGLDLASADIGILLGISSVVYAAASLLFSRILKCLGGATRPLWDFSVLLWCITCILTPRCAYLTDKSTMFYAVAVATSTREIGISWCFSIIFMCVVRSAPNECVGSINGIAQSIASLSRMTTMAVIPPLFAWSLNGVTHPFPFNYHFVFWITCVPLLLSIILSSLLPIRVSG
- a CDS encoding membrane transporter, putative (TriTrypDB/GeneDB-style sysID: LpmP.34.2660), with amino-acid sequence MAFVLLNESICSTMLLPFVGLLVAHLKGVSVNEAGYFSGILIGVFMLGQVVSSRMWGWVSDKYGRRFPLISGLFTSGFMMLGFGLSTSVWMCGIFRFMHGLFNGNVLVAKTMMADITDKTNAAKGFAFVSLCYGIGVLIGPTLGGTLHFEGFFWSTFDRNGLSPALTSLTRVLWSPYAHKHRREGLQRFVVGDGHHPEDPSASQGVYVGEIHISLVYVDVPLWSLLPSMRGRTTNMRRRKTVMLTIDLKRRLMSLTQRAAGGTSSA